The proteins below come from a single Aegilops tauschii subsp. strangulata cultivar AL8/78 chromosome 6, Aet v6.0, whole genome shotgun sequence genomic window:
- the LOC109781988 gene encoding uncharacterized protein: MEWTTVETADGAKLSVRLFKPAAPVEDAEDVAVVLVHPYTILGGVQGLLRGMAQGLAERGHRAVTFDMRGAGRSTGRASLTGSSEVRDVVAVCRWVADTLKPRAVLLVGSSAGAPIAGSAVDKVDQVVGYVSIGYPFGLLASILFGRHHDAILKSEKPKLFIMGTKDGFTSVKQLQNKLKSAAGRVDTHLIEGAGHFQMEGPAFDAQMVDLIVNFIKSLPK, encoded by the exons ATGGAGTGGACGACGGTGGAGACGGCTGACGGGGCCAAGCTGAGCGTGCGGCTCTTCAAGCCGGCGGCGCCGGTGGAGGACGCGGAGGACGTGGCGGTGGTGCTCGTGCACCCCTACACGATCCTCGGCGGCGTGCAGGGCCTGCTGCGCGGCATGGCCCAGGGCCTCGCGGAGCGGGGCCACCGCGCCGTCACCTTCGACATGCGCGGCGCCGGGCGCTCCACCGGCCGCGCCTCGCTCACGGGCTCCAGCGAGGTCAGGGACGTCGTCGCCGTCTGCCGCTGGGTCGCCGACACCCTCAAGCCGCGCGCCGTCCTCCTCGTCGGCTCCTCCGCCG GAGCACCAATTGCGGGATCTGCAGTTGATAAGGTTGACCAGGTGGTTGGCTATGTTAGCATCGGGTACCCATTTGGTTTATTGGCCTCAATCCTATTCGGCAGACATCATGATGCTATCCTCAAGTCTGAGAAACCAAAGTTATTCATCATGGGAACCAAAGATGGCTTTACGAGCGTAAAGCAGCTGCAAAACAAGCTCAAGTCTGCTGCTGGACGGGTTGATACACACTTGATTGAAGGAGCCGGTCACTTCCAAATGGAAGGTCCTGCTTTTGATGCCCAGATGGTAGATCTCATTGTCAATTTTATCAAATCTTTGCCCAAATAG
- the LOC109781989 gene encoding uncharacterized protein, whose translation MGRGRGRGRGRTAAIARSHEDKGSSGEEVVPARKRRGRPQKHFADKIEQVDVENFVEDVDGGDEDGKDVKLNASAGVKRGRPLKESPNIVLEENSNSSVRSSSDESARTNGFRQIGNRRKSTPRRAAEAGLECK comes from the coding sequence ATGGGTAGAGGAAGAGGCAGAGGCAGAGGAAGGACGGCAGCCATTGCCAGGAGCCATGAAGACAAAGGAAGCAGCGGCGAAGAGGTGGTGCCAGCGAgaaagaggagagggaggccgcAGAAGCACTTCGCCGATAAAATCGAACAGGTTGATGTTGAGAATTTCGTAGAAGACGTCGATGGCGGCGATGAAGATGGCAAAGATGTTAAACTGAATGCAAGTGCTGGTGTGAAGAGAGGCAGGCCACTGAAGGAGAGCCCCAACATCGTCCTGGAAGAGAACAGCAATTCCAGCGTTCGATCAAGCAGCGATGAATCGGCCAGGACCAATGGATTCAGGCAGATTGGGAACCGGAGGAAGAGCACGCCACGGCGAGCAGCGGAAGCGGGCCTAGAATGCAAGTGA